GGTATGTGGTTGTAGTAAAGGCATAGGACCAGAATTTGGAATGAAGACTTGCTTGACTGAGGAGAGTTTTACCTATTTCCACAATGTGTCTATGGCATTGCTCGGagactccattttgttgaggagtgtgTGGGGCTATGGTGTAATGGCTGATGCCATGAAGTGTCAAAAAAGATTGAAGTGCAATGAATTCTCCTCCATTATCAGAATATAGACTCTTGATTTTAGCATTGAATCGATTTTCAACCATTttgtgaaattgaggaaaaacGATTCTCacattagatttattttgtagagGGAAAAACCAAGCATACTTGGTGAAATGATCAATGAAGATCACATAATATTTCTGACCGTGAATGCTAGTTTGTGGGAATGAACCCCAAACATCTATGTATATTAAATCAAAAGGAGCTGAGCTTGTGAGACCATATTTATGAAAAGGTAATTTGTGAGATTTATTGATAGAACAGGAACTACAAGCATGAGAAATAGAAGTGTTGCTGACAAGAGGAAGTGAAAATGACTTTATTAGTCTTACAACTACTTTGGGGGAGGGATGGCCAAGGCACTGGTGCCAGCCAATTATTGATGTGCGTTCATGAACCATTGCAATGGGTTTGAGTGCACTAACTTGTGGTAGGGGGTTAGACGCCATTCTCACACTTGCCTTGAAGAAGAGTCTCCCTCGTCCTCTGATccttaacaaaaaaaacattGGGATGAAATTCAAGAAACACGTTATTGTGTTTTGTAAAGTGGTGAACTAAGATTAAATTTTTGTTAATACTCGGAACACAAAGAGTgtcttgaatttgaaaatttcgTGTAGGAAAAGGCAAAGTGAGAGAACTTGAATGAGTCATTTTCAAATCTGAACCATCCCCGATAAGCACCTCATCTATGCCATCAAATTCCGAGTGCAATTGCAGGTTTGACACTTGAGATGTGATGTTATGAGAGGCTGAAGAATCTATTAACCACCGCTAGTCTGGGCTGGAATTTGTGGTTGTGCAGTGAGCCGAGACTTTCTGAGATTGTAGCTGTAGACAATATTTGAAAACATGTCCAAGTTGCTCACAATATTGACACTTTGGCATGTATTTCTATTGTTTGAAGTGTCAGGGTTTAGACTTGGAATCATTTTTCTGATTGAATGAAGTGATGATTGCTGTTTTTTGGAAGGCCTGAAGTCCTTAACCTGAGTGTTGTTCGCAGTGATCACCAGTGATTGATTATTGTTGTCTAGCCTCTTGAGGTAAGACTCATGGCCTATGAGAATATCATGAAGttcttcaaaagataaagaGGATTCTCGAGCACGTATGGGTGCTACCATTTCTTTGTACTCATGGCCTAAGCCATTGAGAACAGATAAGGTAATGTCATCAGCAGAGAGACGAGCATCAATGAGAGCCCATTCATCTGCAGTGACTTTTATAGAATGTAGGAATTCTGTAACTGTGCGTGTACCGCGCTGAATGAGAGTAAGATCCTCCTTAAGTTGCATGACTCGTGTTCTGGAACGACAGGCATATAGCTTGGTCGGTTTGCTCTAGGCTTGAGAGGATGTTTTTGAGGCTGCTATGAAGGGTATCACAGCATCTGACACTGAAGTGAGaatgatattcagaatttatttATCTTGTCGAAACCATAAGGTATAAGCAGCACTTGCTGCTGCATCAGGATTCGTGGGTGAAGGTCGTGATGGGCATGTGAGGGTTCCATCGACGTAGCCATATAGATTATAGCCAAGAAGAATAGATTCAAATTGTGCATGCCAAGAACGATAGTTTGTTGGGGTGAGTCTGGTGGTAATCTGCTGATTGGCATTGATGGCCACAGGGGAAGGTGCAAAGTTTGCCATTTGTGGAAGGTAAAGAAGGATTAGAATTTACTTGTTGGAGAGAGGGCAATCTGATACCATATGGAGAAACAGAGAGATAGAAAGAAGAGTTTCTAATTTGAATGAGATGACCCACACACCAATTTCATTTACGAAGTAAGAATATATACACGTTGAAAAGCTTGAGTTAAGCTAGAAATAAAGCTATTCTATAACTGCCTAATAAGTATATATTTACAACTATGAGCTGTACGATTTACACATTAAGAATTTGATATTGCATGATCAATTTTGTAGCAATTAGTTGCTTGAGTTGCTGTGCTTGATTGCTTAATTTTGAGAAGAGTTACAACTTTCCTTATATACTCGATGCtcttgatttttaaaataattttgtaagtGACATTTGAGATTTGATACTGAGTTGCAACCTGAAATTGTCCCACATATCAGCCGGTAGGGGTACTACTTTGCCGCCTGAGTAGCATAGCACTGCTCGTTTATATCGCTagttgtttttgtaattttttttcatatttttatttatattttttaatatatttaaatatttaaaaaaaattaaaaatatatactaatatacttaaaatcacatatcaaatcattgaaaaagaaaaaatttgccGAATAATATACTGTAGCGGTAACGGGCGGCATACGAGGTTTATTCATCGGCCGGTAGGCTCTTTTTCACTATGAACATCCAGTACATGTTAAAACGTGCAGGTTGTTTGTTAGTGCGCGCCAAATGATGTGTCCATCGGTTCTGGAGCCAATGAATTTTCTGAGCAGCATAATTTTGAATTGACTTTAGTGGTGCCGTCCTAGACAGCCAATGAATTTTCTGAGCAGCACAATTTTGAATTGACTTTAGTGGTGCCGTCCAACTTTGTCTAGGTCTTTACATCTCCGGGAAATTTATAGCATTGGGGAGTCGGTGACCACTTGGCTGTCACCTTATAAGCAGTAAAGGTTATAACCACATGGTCATGGTCATTGGTGACCATTATTTATTGAAAActaccaaaaatataaaataatctcataaataGATTTCTACAAACTAACGTGGCAGTgccacataatttattttttattttttcaatttcaaactcAGCCCCACGTCTCTCCTCTGTTCCCAACAGCCCCTGCGCCCCCAAGTCTCCCTGCATTTCCAAACCCCCAACTCCATCAACACTATACCATCTCGCACCTCCACTGCTGCCAAGTTCCATATTCCTCTTCCatcgtttcttttcttttctcttacaCAATTGGCTGCAGGCTGCGATAAAGATGGGTTCAGTAAGAGTAAAGAAACCCCATGCAGTATGCGTTCCATTCCCAGCACAAGGCCATATGAACCCCATGATGCAATTAGCCAAGCTCCTACACTTCAAGGGCTTTTATATAACCTTTGTCAACACTGAGTTCAACCACAAGCGCTTAATCCGGTCCAAAGGAGCAGATCACCTCAAGGGCCTGCCAGATTTCAACTTCGAAACCATACCGGACGGGTTGCCGCCTTCTGACCGTGATGCAACCCAAGATGTCCCTGCCCTTACTGATTCCATAAGAAAGAACTGCTTGGCACCCTTTAAAGAGCTAGTGCTTAAGCTCAATTCTGTACATGAGTCTGAAGTGCCTCCTGTTAGTTGCATAATATCGGATGGGATTATGGGTCTTGCAAGTAAAGCTGCTGAACAATTAGGCATCCCGGAGGTACAATTCTGGACTGCCTCGGCTTGTGGCTTCCTCGGACATCTGTCCTTCACTGAACTCATCAAAAGAGGCTTTGTTCCCTTCAAAGGTACTtggattatttttgttttcaaagctTCTTGCATGGTGCTAGAGGCTGtcataagatttaataataataaaaaggagTCATATATATAAGCACCTCTGGCTAGATCAATCATAACTGAAGGAAAGAGAAGCCTCCATCAAGAAGTGACTGAATTGTAATCAATTAATTAGTTTTAACAACTTATTTTATATCGAGATCTCTTTCAAGTGTTGCAGACAAAAGCTTCATGCATGATGGAAAGCTTGACACACCAATCGACTGGATCCCAGGCATGAAAAACATCAGGCTCAAGGACCTCCCTAGCTTTATCAGAGTCACGGACACTAAGGATATCATGTTCGACTTTCAGGGGTCAGAAGCTCAAAATTGCTTGAGTTCTTCAGCGATTATCTTCAACACATTTGATGAGTTTGAATATGAAGTACTCGAGGAAATTTCGGCCAGATTCCCTCGCAATATATACACCATAGGCCCGCTTTCCCTGCTAAGTCGGCAGGTCCCTGATAGCCAACTAAAGTCTCTAAGTACAAGCTTATGGAAAGAAGACTCGAAATGCCTCCAATGGCTTGACAAAAGAGAACCCAATTCAGTTGTTTACGTGAATTATGGCAGTGTGACTGTTATGACAGAACAACATCTGAAGGAGTTTGCATGGGGGCTTGCAAATAGTAAGCACTCATTTTTGTGGATTGTTCGGCCTGATGTAGTGATGGGAGACTCGGCAATTTTGCCTGAAGAATTCTTTGAGGACATAAAGGACAGGGGATTGATAGCAAACTGGTGCCCCCAAGGCCAAGTTCTGGCACACCCATCTGTGGGCGTTTTCCTAACACACTGCGGGTGGAATTCCACTTTGGAAAGTGTTTGTGGTGGTGTGCCTATTATTTGCTGGCCATTTTTTGCAGAGCAGCAAACCAATTGTCGATACGCTTGCACTAGTTGGGGGATTGGCATGGAAGTCGACAATGATGTTAAACGTGATGAGATTGAAGCACTCGTTAAGGAAATGATGACTGGGGATAAGGGAAAGGCGATGAGACAAAAGGCAGTAGAGTGGAGAAAGAAAGCAGAGGAAGCTACTGATATCGGAGGCTCATCTTACAAGAATTTTGAAAGGTTGATTAAGGAGGCTCTCCATTAGTCAATGGTAAGTGTAgggaaaaacaataaaagttgaGCTATTGTCATAGAGATCCATCTGGTCGAGTGGGAGGTATGCGCCCGTGAATCGTTACATTATTTGTTGCTATTATTGTGGATCGTTACATAATAAGTAAATATTGTAATATTGTAGAACTTACTCCGTATGTCGACTGTCTTTCTCCTACCTAATCTAGGGGTGCAAGTTTATTAGTCCGGACCGGATTGGATTGATAAGTATATCGGTCTAGCTCAGTTCGTATAATCTTAAAATTTCGATTTTCAGACCGATCTGATGTGTGGTTCTTTTGGAATGTATTGGACCGACCAAaagatatatatagatttataaaaaattatatatatatatatatatattactttatataatagttatataagttaattatataatttttatataatttattacaattgattatatatatttggagcTTTGATAACATtacatttttcattcattttttctatttttcgtTTTTAACTTTATCATGATGATTTTTAATTCTTGTAAATGGATATggataattttgataatttttctaactTTTTTAGGCTATTTTCAAGTACAAAatgtacaaataaaaataaataattgatgtTTAAAAGTGTAAACATTGTAGACTAGATGGGCTGAAAATAAacatgagaaatgattttgagttttttgtaTGATTGACCCATTTTACATTGGCCGGATCGAATAGGACCGACGGAGTCAATAGCTAACGGTCTAGTCTGGTTTATAGGAATAATTGGTCCAGAAAAAGAGCAGATTGAAATTTTCCAGTTGGTCTAAAACTAGACTAAACCAGACCAATTACACCCTTTCTGATCCATTAGTCACGGTTTATTTGTCGGCaattaattatcattattttttagattCAATTATGTTGTGTAATTCTTGAATTGTTTTCAAGTAATATTCAAttacttttttggttttttacttTCATTGTAATGAATAAGAACCAAAAGAAGtgaagaggaggagagagaaagaaatgaaagaagaaggcaagtgaaaaaaataatgaattctaaatAATTAGTTGGGTCAAAATATTTGTTTGTCTAAGataaaaattagatgtttttttttttctgaaatgataaaaattagatgttgagtgaatctttttaataaattattttttaaaactttgcaTTAACTGAATGCTGATGGAGAGTAGACTTTACCGATTATAGTAATTTAATTAGAAGTGATAAACGACGAGAGATAAGGGAAAGACAAATGTTACTATtcgtaattattattttattttattcttattaaattaattgagttgttctatttattacaaatttgttataaaaaatataaaataaataaatatcatgtATGATGTACGaagataataattaattaatagaattaTTCTATAATTGAACCGAGTTTGGAACCCTATGAAATCCCATTGTATATGGgcttagaaacaacaaaatatgatgcttgagaaagaaaattgaattggagtgaatatgattatatttcttattattaataagtttaaactacagttttttttttaatatttttatttttaattttatccttaattttatttcaaaattacggacagtttgtttttatttatgttttctttcaagctgaacctctctctctctgaagctcACGAACCCAGCTCTTTGCCAAAGCCTCAAGATCCACTCCCTCTGCAAACAATAGGCAATGAAGTGCCGAAACTCTCTGGAAGCTGTGGGCGAGACATCTACCTCCGCTCTGTCGTCTCCGGCCTATTCCACTCTGTCGGTCTCTCCCGATTCAACCCAGACAGCGCCGTAGACGATGGTTTCGTGGCCGCCGTTGGGTCGGGCCTCACCGGCCTAATCGTCTTGGCCAATCAGCTCAACCTCAACCGGGTGTTTTCCTACCAACATGTCCAAATACACCACAGCAAAACTCAGAAGAAAACAAGCACCTGGGAGTTACAGAAGAGGATGAAGGTCATGAAAAGGAGACAAAGTTAGAACTACTTGGCCGAGCCAGCAGGCCATTCTGGGTACGTCTGATCATATTTTCTGCATTAATATTTCTTGAATATTTGCATGCCCAATTGACCTATACATGATTTTTTCAACTTCCTGGACCAGTTTCGCCGGTACGACCGCTACATATCTGTTATACCCTCATATCTTATCGCTGGCGAGCTAGATCGTTGCAGGCTCTGGCTTTTGCTTGTAGAATAAGTCCACAATTATATATGTACACAAGCTGTTCAAGTAAGGCCTTTTGCTATGATTTCCAGTCTCTCAAAGAAAGATGCAGACTTTTCCATCAAGTTCCCCATCTTTCTCGCCTTCTCGCCAGTTTCCACCAAGCTTTTCAGCTCAGCCTTTGACCTGCTTTCGAGTTCCGCCTCGAAGCGTCTAAACTCGTCCATGGCGCTCTCCAAAACCGATTCAAGGTAGTCCTCGGCTTGTTGCAACTCGGTCTCGGCCTCTTCAACTTCCTTTTGCTGTTCTTGTTCCATGGCTGCCCATGACTTGTATGCTTCGATCTCGAAGAGTTTCATGAGATCTTCAATGGTGGATGGATCAAAGCTCTTGTCTTGCAAGGCTTGATCTGAGAGGAGGGTGAAATGGTAGATGAGAGCTTCCATCTTTCTTGTTGGTCTGAATTGTGCAGATCTAGCTTCAGTAACGAGAAAGGCTAAAAGCTGGATGGTAGGCGAATCATATAAAGCAGGGGTATTTTTGGTCCTTTAAAAAGTATGCCACccacactaaaaataaataaataaacttttagaaaaatatataaatcacctgaaattaaaatgaaagataCTATGCTttatattaagtatataaatattat
The genomic region above belongs to Carya illinoinensis cultivar Pawnee chromosome 4, C.illinoinensisPawnee_v1, whole genome shotgun sequence and contains:
- the LOC122307585 gene encoding linamarin synthase 2-like, translating into MGSVRVKKPHAVCVPFPAQGHMNPMMQLAKLLHFKGFYITFVNTEFNHKRLIRSKGADHLKGLPDFNFETIPDGLPPSDRDATQDVPALTDSIRKNCLAPFKELVLKLNSVHESEVPPVSCIISDGIMGLASKAAEQLGIPEVQFWTASACGFLGHLSFTELIKRGFVPFKDKSFMHDGKLDTPIDWIPGMKNIRLKDLPSFIRVTDTKDIMFDFQGSEAQNCLSSSAIIFNTFDEFEYEVLEEISARFPRNIYTIGPLSLLSRQVPDSQLKSLSTSLWKEDSKCLQWLDKREPNSVVYVNYGSVTVMTEQHLKEFAWGLANSKHSFLWIVRPDVVMGDSAILPEEFFEDIKDRGLIANWCPQGQVLAHPSVGVFLTHCGWNSTLESVCGGVPIICWPFFAEQQTNCRYACTSWGIGMEVDNDVKRDEIEALVKEMMTGDKGKAMRQKAVEWRKKAEEATDIGGSSYKNFERLIKEALH
- the LOC122307586 gene encoding uncharacterized protein LOC122307586, whose amino-acid sequence is MEALIYHFTLLSDQALQDKSFDPSTIEDLMKLFEIEAYKSWAAMEQEQQKEVEEAETELQQAEDYLESVLESAMDEFRRFEAELESRSKAELKSLVETGEKARKMGNLMEKSASFFERLEIIAKGLT